The window TCTGTAATTGTCACTGCAGCCATTTCCCGCATTCCCGCCATGACGCTTTTAACAATCTTCACTTAACCTCACTAAATTAATTCAGAAGCAATgatcataaattattaaaaatagcgtTAAAAACTGTGAGAAGTGCATTAAAAGTAGTTGAAATAGTTAATAGAAGTGACAATGAGTTCGGCGAGTAAGGTAAGCCACCGCAACAAATATTGAATGTGGAATATGCAGTTTTGTTTTGTGGCacttttaattgtattttacataaaatccCCTATTGTTACCTATAACTGCTTGATTTAAGCCCTTTTCCCAACGCAATATGTGAAAGACAACTAAATACTTCACAAAAATTCTTGACTACCCATTTACTGAGCCTCaggataatatttatttactactGAAAAACAAGTCATTTATATCTATAAACAATgctaaaacatttaaatcttAAGTTTTGCTATACCACGAAAAGGTATATTGTAAAGTTGAATTACAGGTTGGGGAAATTTTCACTGCTGCAGGGCAGGCTTTTAACAGGCTTGGAGATTTGACCATGCAGCTACATCCTAATTCAGATTCACCCACTGGGTAAGCAGATATAAGTCCTGACCTGTAGAACCTCTTCCATGTCAATTTTTTGCTAAGAAAGCTTCAAATAATCAGGAGTTGTCCTTATCCATTAACACATTCCTTATGCCCTAAATCTCCTTTAGAatttgagttaattaaaaGCCATAAGATTCTTCCTTAAAGCAACTAAAAATTCTCTCTAATTCTCACTGGGTCTCccttatttttatgtataaacATGCAGGAAATGGACAGACGAAGAAATTGAAATGCTTCGGCAGGTCGTTAAACAGTTTTCAGATGGATTAAATCAAATTAGCGAACATATCAAATCTAGAACCGTGTAAGTAAATCTTCTTCCAACAATGATGGTGGCCAAACTATCCACAAATATCAAGTTTTTCCCAGAAATTTCATACACTTATCCTTGGTCTGTTTTCCTCTTGGTGTCCCTAATAATGTAGtcttcaatttttcttctgttttttaatggATATTGGTCACCAATGCCGCACTTGAAGCTGTATTCGTCCCCTTAATCCCAGGTCTCAAATTCGAACtgcccttaaaaaaaaagccttTGAAGATGCTGGTTTGCCAGTGCGACAAGTGGCTCAACCTATGACCACCATTCAAACGCAACCCTCACAGCAATTAATGAAACAAGAGGTGACTTTGAATATGCTGAATGCAGCAGAATCTGAGGTGGACGTCGAAGGCTTGCACGAGGATGTAAAACTGGAGTTTGATGGCAGTAATGAGGAAGTGTCAACttagagattaaaatttttttaccataaactgaatggttttatttattaatgaaacaaataatattttgaaattttttattgaagcaTTATACAACTACATGCAAAAGTTGCATAAAAGTCATATAAGGCAGGTTCCAACCCACCAGGAAACTCTCAGATTGGTTTATGAATCCTTCTGAGCAAGCCAGTTGCTCATTTCAAGCTTAGATCTGCACTATGAGTTGTCCAGAAGGATTATCGAACATTTCTGTGATAGTCTCCTGAAGGGCTGAAACAAACCTAGTGGCTTTAATATTTGGTAGGTAAACTCcttgcaaaattaaatacataatttgAGCCTCAAAACTGAACGTGAACTCAAAGCTGAGATCTCGAAAACCTATCTGAGTAGCTTATGTCCTAGggtacaaaaatattaatattatataacaTCGATTCAAG of the Euwallacea fornicatus isolate EFF26 chromosome 9, ASM4011564v1, whole genome shotgun sequence genome contains:
- the LOC136341035 gene encoding chromatin complexes subunit BAP18; this translates as MSSASKVGEIFTAAGQAFNRLGDLTMQLHPNSDSPTGKWTDEEIEMLRQVVKQFSDGLNQISEHIKSRTVSQIRTALKKKAFEDAGLPVRQVAQPMTTIQTQPSQQLMKQEVTLNMLNAAESEVDVEGLHEDVKLEFDGSNEEVST